The following proteins are encoded in a genomic region of Longimicrobium sp.:
- a CDS encoding 3-hydroxyacyl-CoA dehydrogenase NAD-binding domain-containing protein, with protein MASTLTEEPIVAAPSPVRMDVEDGIAIIRLNQPGKPVNVISADLVEAMHAILDRLERGGEGVRAAIIISEKKGTWIAGADIDQFKDFQSPADGETASREGQKLLNRLERLVIPTVAAIDGAALGGGLETALACTYRIATDSSKTKLGLPEVNLGIIPGAGGTARLPRLIGLAGALDLMLTGKQLDGRRARSQGVVDEVVPAPILLREAKRAAKDLASGKLKPKGARRRGSPKMAENLPGLRGFILRKARQGVMSKTHGLYPAPLKLLEVIDRGLDKPVDAALELEAKAFGELAVTPEARALVHLFFTSTAAKNDPPVPEGTKPRDIGHIAVVGAGFMGAGIAAVSAESGIEVRLKDVKPEAAAKGLKTARDTLVKRAKRKRLKPYQVTAITDRVEATAEYTGFHTADVVVEAVFEEISLKHSVIREIEQHIGPDTVLGSNTSTIPIAKLAEASSHPEHVIGLHFFSPVDKMPLLEIITHPGTAPWVTATSHAYGKKIGKTPIVVNDSPGFFANRILSPYMAEAALLLDEGVRIEDIDGAMTGWGYPVGPITLYDEVGLDVAQKAGKIMAEAFADRMKPSAVIEKMTADGRLGRKNGKGFFKYGEDGKKTEVDEAVYALIGAPAAKKMERREIQERLGLMMVNEAVRTLEEGVLHSARDGDVGAVMGIGFPPFRGGPFWYVDTVGAADVVQRLRALEAKHGPRFAPAKMLVDHAEGGKKFFPEG; from the coding sequence ATGGCAAGCACGCTGACCGAGGAGCCGATCGTGGCCGCGCCGTCGCCCGTCCGCATGGACGTGGAAGATGGCATCGCGATCATCCGCCTCAACCAGCCCGGAAAGCCGGTGAACGTCATCTCCGCCGACCTGGTCGAGGCGATGCACGCCATCCTGGACCGGCTGGAGCGCGGCGGCGAGGGCGTGCGCGCGGCGATCATCATCTCCGAGAAGAAGGGGACGTGGATCGCCGGCGCCGACATCGACCAGTTCAAGGACTTCCAATCCCCCGCCGACGGCGAGACCGCCAGCCGCGAGGGCCAGAAGCTGCTGAACCGGCTCGAACGTCTCGTCATCCCCACCGTGGCCGCCATCGACGGCGCGGCGCTGGGCGGCGGGCTGGAGACGGCGCTCGCCTGCACCTACCGCATCGCCACCGACTCGTCCAAGACCAAGCTCGGCCTCCCCGAGGTGAACCTGGGGATCATCCCCGGCGCGGGCGGCACCGCGCGCCTCCCGCGCCTCATCGGGCTGGCCGGCGCGCTGGACCTGATGCTCACCGGCAAGCAGCTCGACGGCCGCCGCGCCAGGTCGCAGGGCGTGGTGGACGAGGTCGTCCCCGCCCCCATCCTCCTGCGCGAGGCGAAGCGCGCCGCGAAGGACCTGGCCTCGGGCAAGCTGAAGCCGAAGGGCGCGCGCCGCCGCGGGTCGCCGAAGATGGCCGAGAACCTTCCCGGCCTGCGCGGCTTCATCCTGCGCAAGGCGCGGCAGGGGGTGATGAGCAAGACGCACGGCCTCTACCCCGCGCCGCTCAAGCTGCTGGAGGTCATCGACCGCGGGCTGGACAAGCCGGTGGACGCCGCGCTGGAGCTGGAGGCGAAGGCCTTCGGCGAGCTCGCCGTCACCCCCGAGGCGCGCGCGCTGGTGCACCTCTTCTTCACCTCCACCGCGGCCAAGAACGACCCGCCGGTGCCGGAGGGAACGAAGCCCAGGGACATCGGCCACATCGCGGTCGTCGGCGCCGGGTTCATGGGCGCGGGAATCGCCGCGGTCAGCGCGGAGAGCGGGATCGAGGTGCGGCTGAAGGACGTGAAGCCCGAGGCCGCGGCGAAGGGATTGAAGACCGCGCGCGACACGCTGGTGAAGCGCGCCAAGCGCAAGCGGCTGAAGCCCTACCAGGTCACCGCCATCACCGACCGTGTCGAAGCCACGGCGGAGTACACCGGCTTCCACACCGCCGACGTGGTGGTCGAGGCGGTGTTCGAGGAGATCTCGCTGAAGCACAGCGTCATCAGGGAGATCGAGCAGCACATCGGCCCGGACACGGTGCTCGGCTCCAACACGTCCACCATCCCCATCGCGAAGCTGGCGGAGGCGTCGTCGCACCCGGAGCACGTCATCGGGCTGCACTTCTTCTCCCCCGTGGACAAGATGCCGCTGCTGGAGATCATCACCCACCCGGGGACCGCGCCGTGGGTGACGGCGACCAGCCACGCGTACGGGAAGAAGATCGGGAAGACGCCGATCGTGGTGAACGACAGCCCAGGCTTCTTCGCCAACCGCATTCTCAGCCCCTACATGGCCGAGGCCGCGCTCCTGCTGGACGAGGGCGTACGCATCGAGGACATCGACGGAGCGATGACGGGTTGGGGATACCCCGTGGGCCCCATCACCCTGTACGACGAGGTGGGGCTGGACGTGGCGCAGAAGGCCGGGAAGATCATGGCCGAGGCCTTCGCCGACCGCATGAAGCCCAGCGCGGTGATCGAGAAGATGACGGCGGACGGGCGGCTGGGGCGGAAGAACGGGAAGGGCTTCTTCAAGTACGGGGAAGACGGGAAGAAGACCGAGGTGGACGAGGCCGTGTACGCGCTGATCGGCGCGCCGGCCGCGAAGAAGATGGAGCGCCGGGAGATCCAGGAACGGCTGGGATTGATGATGGTGAACGAGGCCGTGCGCACGCTGGAGGAAGGCGTCCTCCACTCCGCCCGGGATGGAGATGTCGGCGCGGTGATGGGGATCGGCTTCCCGCCCTTCCGCGGCGGCCCCTTCTGGTACGTGGACACCGTCGGCGCGGCGGACGTCGTCCAGCGCCTGCGCGCGCTCGAGGCGAAGCACGGCCCGCGCTTCGCCCCGGCGAAGATGCTGGTGGACCAT
- a CDS encoding SDR family oxidoreductase produces the protein MPAPVLRELFDLTGRVALVTGGGRGLGAEIAAGLAQAGASVALASRNLEACEEVSRGLRDAYGARTLALRMDVASEDDVRAGVDAAGNELGPVDLLVNNSGTSWGAPAAEMPLEAWRKVMEVNATGAFLCSREVGRRLIARGAPGAILNVASIAGLRGSPPEVLDAVGYSASKGALVAMTRDLAVKWARYGIRVNAISPGFFPTKMTKVVLQHAEKAIASQIPLGRVGSEGELMGVAVFLLSPAAAYVTGQILAVDGGMTAG, from the coding sequence GTGCCCGCACCCGTCCTGCGCGAGCTGTTCGACCTCACCGGGCGCGTGGCCCTGGTCACCGGCGGCGGGCGCGGGCTGGGCGCCGAGATCGCCGCGGGGCTGGCGCAGGCGGGCGCGTCCGTCGCCCTCGCGTCGCGCAACCTGGAGGCGTGCGAGGAGGTGTCGCGCGGGCTGCGCGACGCGTACGGCGCGCGCACCCTGGCGCTGCGCATGGACGTCGCCAGCGAGGACGACGTGCGCGCGGGCGTCGACGCGGCCGGGAACGAGCTGGGCCCCGTGGACCTGCTGGTGAACAACAGCGGCACCTCGTGGGGCGCCCCCGCGGCCGAGATGCCGCTGGAGGCGTGGCGCAAGGTGATGGAGGTGAACGCCACCGGCGCCTTCCTCTGCTCGCGCGAGGTGGGGCGGCGGCTGATCGCGCGCGGCGCGCCGGGGGCCATCCTGAACGTGGCCTCCATCGCGGGGCTGCGCGGCTCGCCGCCGGAGGTGCTGGACGCCGTGGGCTACAGCGCCAGCAAGGGCGCGCTGGTGGCCATGACGCGCGACCTGGCGGTGAAGTGGGCGCGGTACGGCATCCGCGTGAACGCCATCTCCCCCGGCTTCTTCCCCACGAAGATGACGAAGGTGGTGCTGCAGCACGCGGAGAAGGCCATCGCCAGCCAGATCCCGCTGGGCCGCGTGGGAAGCGAGGGCGAGCTGATGGGCGTCGCCGTCTTCCTCCTCTCCCCCGCCGCCGCCTACGTCACCGGCCAGATCCTCGCGGTCGACGGCGGGATGACGGCGGGGTGA
- a CDS encoding acyl-CoA dehydrogenase family protein encodes MDPRSTPAIEALRDTARAIVDETLIPAEPEVLRTGTIPGEGMRRLREAGMFGITIPKEFGGMGMHTFAQVVVHEELARAHHGFLGGLTLSNGIGISALLAAGSDELKRRYVPAVASGEVTTAFALTEPEAGSDAGRIRTRAVRHGDEWVIDGTKHYITNGPGAELVTVIAVTDPEKGTRGGVTAFLVDRREMEGVVVEEVQRTMGTPPYSQARLRFDSVRVPASHMLGREGEGFRLAMGALDHGRIVVAAGALGPMSRLIAAMVERAKGREQFGGPISQFQGVQWMIADSETDRYAARQMTYDAAWRMDQGERVTREASMAKLFATEAVGRVADRAVQLFGGQGVMETGPVQHLFRDVRVMRIYEGTSEIQRLVIAREALKG; translated from the coding sequence ATGGATCCCCGCTCCACCCCCGCGATCGAGGCGCTGCGCGATACGGCGCGCGCCATCGTCGACGAGACGCTGATCCCCGCCGAGCCCGAGGTCCTGCGCACCGGCACCATCCCCGGCGAGGGGATGCGGCGGCTGAGGGAGGCGGGGATGTTCGGCATCACCATCCCCAAAGAGTTCGGAGGGATGGGGATGCACACGTTCGCGCAGGTGGTGGTGCACGAGGAGCTTGCACGCGCGCACCACGGGTTCCTGGGCGGGCTGACGCTGTCCAACGGGATCGGCATCTCCGCGCTGCTCGCGGCGGGAAGCGACGAGCTGAAGCGGCGCTACGTCCCCGCGGTCGCGAGCGGCGAGGTGACGACGGCGTTCGCGCTCACCGAGCCGGAGGCGGGCTCGGACGCGGGGCGCATCCGCACGCGCGCCGTGCGCCACGGCGACGAGTGGGTGATCGACGGGACCAAGCACTACATCACCAACGGCCCCGGAGCCGAGCTGGTGACGGTGATCGCCGTGACCGACCCGGAGAAGGGAACGCGCGGCGGGGTGACGGCGTTCCTCGTCGACCGGCGGGAGATGGAGGGCGTGGTGGTGGAGGAGGTGCAGCGGACGATGGGGACGCCGCCGTACTCGCAGGCGCGGCTGCGCTTCGATTCGGTGCGCGTCCCCGCGAGCCACATGCTGGGACGGGAGGGAGAGGGCTTCCGGCTGGCGATGGGCGCGCTCGATCACGGCCGCATCGTGGTGGCCGCGGGGGCGCTGGGGCCGATGTCGCGCCTGATCGCGGCGATGGTGGAGCGCGCGAAGGGGCGCGAGCAGTTCGGCGGCCCCATCTCCCAGTTCCAGGGCGTGCAGTGGATGATCGCCGACAGCGAGACCGACCGCTACGCCGCGCGGCAGATGACCTACGACGCCGCGTGGCGGATGGACCAGGGCGAGCGGGTGACGCGCGAGGCGTCGATGGCCAAGCTCTTCGCGACCGAGGCGGTGGGGCGCGTGGCCGACCGCGCGGTGCAGCTCTTCGGCGGGCAGGGGGTGATGGAGACGGGCCCCGTGCAGCACCTCTTCCGCGACGTCCGCGTCATGCGCATCTACGAGGGGACCAGCGAGATCCAGCGGCTGGTGATCGCGCGGGAGGCGCTGAAGGGGTAG
- a CDS encoding transglycosylase SLT domain-containing protein — MARTRTRRPPARRPRPAAKRRAAKRPALRLDRRGWMGIAAMVLLLAFPPTRHGLERAARAVARAVAEARAAEARERVVDQYARRYGIERELADAIERAARAERVDTDLAFRLVRVESAFNPRALSPVGAIGLTQMMLPTARELQPGITRDRLYERDVNLRLGFRYFRTLLRFYGGDVRTALHAYNRGIGTVARIRAAGGDPANGYARKVLGGPGASPVNTAPPDTTTPNPTRPKVDELAPARLPAGM, encoded by the coding sequence TTGGCCCGCACCCGAACGCGCCGCCCCCCCGCCCGCCGACCCCGTCCCGCTGCCAAGCGCCGCGCGGCGAAGCGGCCCGCGCTGCGTCTGGACCGGCGCGGGTGGATGGGGATCGCGGCGATGGTGCTGCTGCTCGCGTTTCCGCCCACGCGCCACGGGCTTGAGCGCGCCGCGCGGGCGGTGGCGCGTGCCGTGGCCGAAGCGCGCGCGGCCGAGGCGCGGGAGCGCGTCGTCGACCAGTACGCGCGCCGCTACGGCATCGAGCGCGAGCTGGCGGACGCGATCGAGCGCGCCGCCCGCGCCGAGCGCGTGGACACCGACCTGGCCTTCCGCCTGGTGCGCGTGGAGAGCGCGTTCAACCCGCGCGCGCTGAGCCCCGTCGGCGCCATCGGCCTCACGCAGATGATGCTGCCGACCGCGCGCGAGCTGCAGCCCGGCATCACCCGCGACCGGCTGTACGAGCGCGACGTGAACCTGCGGCTGGGCTTCCGCTACTTCCGCACCCTGCTGCGCTTCTACGGCGGCGACGTGCGGACGGCGCTGCACGCGTACAACCGCGGCATCGGCACCGTCGCCCGCATCCGCGCCGCCGGCGGCGACCCCGCCAACGGCTACGCGCGCAAGGTCCTGGGCGGCCCCGGCGCCTCCCCCGTCAACACCGCCCCGCCGGACACCACCACGCCGAATCCCACGCGGCCGAAGGTCGACGAGCTCGCCCCAGCGAGGCTGCCGGCGGGGATGTAG